A single genomic interval of Aedes aegypti strain LVP_AGWG chromosome 1, AaegL5.0 Primary Assembly, whole genome shotgun sequence harbors:
- the LOC5579199 gene encoding uncharacterized protein LOC5579199, with protein sequence MSDPVARPMKFPYTFSAQIAQFPFQHYFKNQWIWRYYFIAFGVSIPLFYKISKLANSPGNVAKWAESKRKEHAEHH encoded by the exons atgTCCGACCCAGTCGCACGTCCGATGAAATTCCCGTACACCTTCTCGGCCCAGATTGCTCAGTTCCCGTTCCAGCACTATTTCAAGAATCAGTGGATCTGGCGCTACTATTTCATCGCGTTCGGTGTGTCCATTCCGCTGTTCTACAAAATCAGCAAATTGG CCAACTCCCCCGGAAATGTTGCCAAATGGGCCGAATCGAAGCGCAAGGAACACGCTGAACATCATTAG